One genomic region from Amycolatopsis sp. FBCC-B4732 encodes:
- a CDS encoding MAB_1171c family putative transporter, protein MSLPNLAMWGAAAGASSWKISQLVRVPADRGLQVITACTFLVFLALTAQLAADPGSALPASSGQLPKLFQNVVLTFFFSLLIVLLESIVDSRDVASRGLIEMAIALVASCGLAATFVLADKNPGSFGYEAAGSATMQLLFYLVGNAYMAYATARGAALTWRAGDQAQSRVRLSLRVASAGLVICCLGTHLPRIASTASRLVLRQDVVPGTDIWTSPFLALGISIFFFGVAYPGVRAGIVKVRLWVVDRKHYRQLRPLWAALSQAFPDITLLPKTSQAREAFRVRRMRLHFYRRAIECRDGLVCLSPYLEPDEASDGASTLSAERLHEGLLRSNEGEPRTGVHIVARPADPGMDADLKELLALSQGLREH, encoded by the coding sequence ATGAGCCTGCCCAACCTCGCGATGTGGGGTGCGGCCGCGGGCGCTTCCAGCTGGAAGATCTCCCAGCTGGTCCGCGTTCCAGCCGACCGCGGCCTTCAAGTGATCACCGCATGCACCTTTCTGGTCTTCCTCGCATTGACCGCCCAGCTCGCGGCAGATCCCGGCTCCGCGCTGCCGGCATCCTCGGGCCAGCTGCCAAAGCTGTTCCAGAACGTCGTGCTGACGTTCTTCTTCTCCCTGCTGATCGTCCTGCTGGAGTCCATAGTGGATTCTCGTGACGTTGCGTCGCGGGGCCTGATCGAGATGGCGATCGCATTGGTCGCCAGCTGCGGACTGGCAGCCACTTTCGTCCTCGCCGACAAGAACCCCGGCAGCTTCGGCTACGAGGCGGCCGGTTCGGCGACGATGCAACTGCTCTTCTACCTGGTCGGCAACGCCTACATGGCCTACGCCACGGCACGCGGCGCTGCCCTGACCTGGCGGGCCGGAGACCAAGCCCAGTCGCGAGTACGGCTCAGTTTGCGCGTCGCGAGTGCGGGCCTTGTCATCTGCTGCTTGGGAACACATCTACCTCGGATCGCTTCGACCGCCAGCCGACTGGTACTTCGGCAGGACGTTGTTCCAGGCACTGACATCTGGACCTCTCCCTTCCTGGCTCTGGGCATCTCCATCTTCTTCTTCGGCGTCGCCTACCCCGGTGTTCGCGCAGGGATCGTGAAGGTTCGATTGTGGGTCGTGGATCGCAAGCACTACCGCCAGCTCAGGCCGTTGTGGGCTGCCTTGTCCCAGGCCTTTCCGGACATCACGTTGCTGCCGAAGACATCGCAAGCACGCGAGGCTTTCCGCGTGCGCCGTATGCGGTTGCACTTCTACCGGCGAGCGATCGAATGCAGGGACGGCTTGGTCTGTCTGAGCCCCTATCTCGAACCGGACGAGGCCAGTGACGGCGCATCGACGTTGTCCGCGGAACGGCTACATGAGGGCCTTCTCCGAAGCAACGAAGGCGAGCCTCGGACTGGCGTACACATCGTCGCCCGACCGGCGGATCCTGGCATGGACGCGGACCTGAAGGAGCTCCTCGCGCTTTCGCAAGGCCTGCGTGAACACTGA
- a CDS encoding NUDIX domain-containing protein: MGRSVQVAEPGYPVSIKGVLVRADRVLLVHNERDEWELPGGRIEPGEKPEDCVAREITEESGLPIETAEIIDAWVYHIEVARKDVFIVTYGCTSTSDAAPVLSHEHSRIGEFREDEVAGLRMPEGYKRSIASWFERLRALHATR, translated from the coding sequence GTGGGGAGGTCGGTCCAGGTGGCGGAACCCGGGTATCCGGTGTCGATCAAGGGCGTGCTCGTCCGTGCCGACCGGGTGCTGCTGGTGCACAACGAACGCGACGAATGGGAGCTGCCGGGCGGCCGCATCGAGCCAGGCGAAAAGCCGGAGGACTGCGTCGCCCGGGAGATCACCGAGGAAAGCGGGCTGCCCATCGAGACGGCCGAGATCATCGACGCGTGGGTCTACCACATCGAAGTGGCCCGCAAGGACGTGTTCATCGTGACCTACGGCTGCACCTCGACCTCGGATGCGGCGCCGGTACTCAGCCACGAACACAGCCGGATCGGCGAGTTCCGTGAGGACGAAGTCGCCGGCCTGCGGATGCCCGAGGGCTACAAGCGCTCGATCGCCTCCTGGTTCGAGCGGCTCCGCGCTCTCCACGCCACGCGGTAG
- a CDS encoding phosphotransferase enzyme family protein, which translates to MPDLVLQKVLDVACGRAGLDLAGVTPLRNHANDVYLLPSAGGNGVVVKVAPKATRDRADRAVQLTLWLIEHGFPCTRPAEVEQPVEFADHVVTFWRFYPQSDRRVPGAGHLGGLLRRLHHLPAPPIELPPAAPLSSFWDVVTADTTLSEDDRRWLVEERARLLEDFGRLTFPLGIGLIHGDAYPGNTLWDGEDVVLGDWDEPAWGPRELDLANTVQGGLRFGRSTAELDAFAAAYGYDLRGWDGIDTLVGIRDLHTLGSFLRRAALGDDGAAAELQRRVGSLRQADRASWVAS; encoded by the coding sequence GTGCCTGACCTCGTTCTCCAGAAAGTGCTCGACGTCGCCTGCGGTCGTGCGGGTCTTGACCTCGCCGGTGTGACGCCCCTGCGTAACCACGCCAATGACGTCTACCTGCTGCCGTCGGCCGGTGGCAACGGTGTCGTCGTCAAGGTCGCCCCGAAGGCGACGCGGGATCGCGCGGATCGAGCGGTTCAGCTGACCCTCTGGCTGATTGAGCACGGTTTTCCGTGCACGCGGCCGGCTGAGGTCGAGCAGCCTGTCGAGTTCGCCGACCACGTGGTCACGTTCTGGCGCTTCTACCCCCAGAGTGACCGTCGCGTTCCCGGCGCTGGGCACCTCGGCGGCCTGCTCCGTCGGCTGCATCACCTGCCCGCGCCGCCCATCGAACTGCCGCCCGCGGCGCCGCTGTCCTCGTTCTGGGACGTCGTCACGGCCGACACGACCCTGTCGGAAGACGACCGGCGGTGGCTCGTCGAGGAACGCGCCCGCCTGCTTGAGGACTTCGGTCGGCTGACCTTCCCGCTCGGAATCGGGCTGATCCACGGTGACGCCTACCCCGGAAACACCCTGTGGGATGGCGAGGACGTGGTGCTCGGTGACTGGGACGAGCCGGCTTGGGGTCCTCGCGAACTCGATCTCGCCAACACCGTCCAGGGCGGACTTCGATTCGGTCGCTCGACCGCTGAGCTGGATGCTTTCGCCGCGGCTTACGGCTACGACCTCCGTGGCTGGGACGGCATCGACACTTTGGTGGGAATCCGCGACCTGCACACGCTCGGCAGTTTCCTTCGACGCGCTGCACTCGGTGATGACGGCGCGGCGGCCGAGCTACAACGGCGCGTTGGATCCCTGCGGCAAGCAGACCGAGCGTCTTGGGTTGCAAGTTAG
- the tmk gene encoding dTMP kinase, with protein MSARLPGKLVTFEGPGGVGKTTIATLVADLLTADGVDVHPAIQPSRGPLGELARHGTDTYQDMALACLCAADRHHQLTTEILPALAEGKIVLCDRYVASSLVLQSMDDIPLDVVWALNHGVYQPDLVVALSAAPGDIEGRLRARGGHSRFERAPGSSFRETYGYLAATTFLHEQGWPVQVVDCADDPQTTAGTIVDLIHRTLTESPACP; from the coding sequence GTGAGCGCGCGGCTGCCCGGCAAGCTGGTGACCTTCGAAGGCCCTGGCGGGGTCGGGAAGACCACGATCGCCACGCTGGTCGCCGACCTGCTCACCGCCGACGGCGTCGACGTCCACCCCGCCATCCAGCCATCGCGCGGGCCGCTGGGTGAGCTGGCCCGCCACGGCACCGACACCTACCAGGACATGGCCCTGGCCTGCCTCTGCGCCGCCGACCGCCACCACCAGCTGACCACCGAGATCCTCCCCGCCCTCGCCGAGGGCAAGATCGTGCTCTGCGACCGGTACGTCGCCTCGTCGCTGGTCCTGCAAAGCATGGACGACATCCCACTCGACGTCGTCTGGGCGCTCAACCACGGCGTCTACCAACCTGACCTCGTGGTGGCCCTCAGCGCGGCCCCCGGCGACATCGAAGGCCGCCTGCGGGCCCGCGGCGGGCACAGCCGTTTCGAGCGCGCACCGGGCAGCAGCTTCCGGGAGACCTACGGCTACCTGGCCGCCACGACGTTCCTGCACGAGCAGGGCTGGCCCGTCCAGGTTGTCGACTGCGCCGACGACCCGCAGACAACGGCTGGCACGATCGTCGATCTGATCCACCGCACCCTCACGGAGAGCCCGGCATGCCCCTGA
- a CDS encoding GNAT family N-acetyltransferase: protein MVVYQPVAGSLGGRVELRLDGCEVATAAVSICVSFRTATLYYVHVAAEHRRLGYGRTLVAAAVARAPTYRWTAPLPSGPAAQSFRARIAMRRTGAPRVHTGAADLRQ, encoded by the coding sequence GTGGTTGTCTACCAGCCCGTCGCGGGGTCGCTCGGCGGTCGGGTCGAACTTCGGCTCGACGGGTGCGAGGTCGCCACCGCAGCCGTCTCGATCTGCGTTTCCTTCCGGACGGCGACCCTCTACTACGTTCATGTCGCTGCTGAGCACCGCCGCCTTGGCTATGGGCGCACGCTTGTGGCGGCCGCGGTTGCTCGCGCTCCGACCTACAGGTGGACGGCGCCACTGCCCAGCGGTCCAGCGGCTCAGTCGTTCCGCGCTCGCATCGCGATGCGCCGCACCGGGGCGCCGCGCGTCCACACCGGCGCCGCGGATCTCAGGCAGTGA
- a CDS encoding endonuclease/exonuclease/phosphatase family protein yields the protein MPLTVLTLNIGNPALERARRQRDWLAHRTEDVFVLTETGSGPGTHLIAESYRDAGWSVTYPEHADKERGVMLLSKPESTVDPIGAAMTYLSARLAGIVVHTDRGPVRVLGAYVPSRDATEAKTTRKREWIDAFHHAYDATADDTPVLLLGDLNVLEPGHVPPHRGQFAPFETAFYTELTQRHGLTDVFRALHPTAVEHSWARRAELGYRYDHAHASTPLVEHLEDCSYVHDTRAGDPALTDHSGLAVALTLTATAPLITSDPAADREATLF from the coding sequence ATGCCCCTGACCGTCCTCACCCTCAACATCGGCAACCCCGCCCTCGAACGGGCCCGCCGCCAACGCGACTGGCTCGCCCACCGCACCGAGGACGTCTTCGTACTCACCGAAACCGGCTCCGGCCCCGGCACCCACCTCATCGCCGAGTCCTACCGCGACGCCGGCTGGTCGGTCACCTACCCCGAACACGCCGACAAGGAACGCGGCGTCATGCTGCTGTCCAAACCGGAGTCCACAGTGGACCCCATCGGCGCGGCGATGACCTACCTGTCCGCCCGGCTGGCCGGCATCGTCGTGCACACCGATCGCGGCCCGGTGCGCGTCCTGGGCGCCTACGTCCCTTCCCGCGACGCCACCGAGGCGAAGACCACCCGCAAGCGAGAATGGATCGACGCCTTCCACCACGCCTACGACGCCACCGCCGACGACACCCCTGTCCTTCTTCTGGGTGATCTCAACGTCCTCGAACCTGGACACGTGCCGCCGCATCGCGGGCAGTTCGCGCCGTTCGAGACCGCGTTCTACACCGAGCTGACCCAGCGCCACGGCCTCACCGACGTTTTCCGCGCGCTGCACCCGACCGCGGTCGAGCACAGCTGGGCCCGCCGCGCCGAGCTCGGCTACCGCTACGACCACGCCCACGCCTCGACCCCGCTGGTCGAGCACCTGGAGGACTGCTCGTACGTCCACGACACCCGCGCCGGCGACCCGGCTCTCACCGATCATTCGGGACTCGCCGTCGCGCTGACGCTGACCGCGACCGCGCCGCTGATAACGTCCGACCCGGCCGCGGACCGCGAGGCAACGCTCTTCTGA
- a CDS encoding TauD/TfdA family dioxygenase, protein MIATTLSECQVDVGAAGGVGELAAVLAHHGVALFTRIHDEAHLLQLAARLGRLMPHRDSNASAVTVLTDRGAPRPGAGLAGFTRHALAPHTDCSDRPIPPLVVTMSCARTAGRGGDFVLVDGQAVHDELAATAPDALADLSTRRGAYFGGAAGVVGNVFEVGAGGLVGMRLRRDELARFAPQTRRRLAVLAEVIDRHTITIPAATGCGYVVNNRRWLHGRTAFTGRRVMHRVLVDPHPAWRIPAGFRPNATEIA, encoded by the coding sequence ATGATCGCCACCACCTTGTCGGAGTGTCAGGTCGACGTCGGCGCAGCCGGCGGCGTCGGCGAGCTGGCGGCGGTGCTCGCGCACCACGGCGTCGCGCTGTTCACCCGGATACACGACGAGGCGCACCTGCTGCAGCTGGCAGCTCGACTTGGGCGGCTGATGCCGCACCGGGACAGCAACGCCTCCGCCGTCACCGTGCTGACCGACCGCGGAGCGCCCCGGCCGGGTGCGGGCCTGGCCGGATTCACCCGCCACGCGCTGGCTCCGCACACCGACTGTTCCGATCGGCCGATCCCGCCCCTGGTGGTCACCATGAGCTGCGCCCGCACGGCCGGGCGCGGCGGCGACTTCGTCCTGGTGGACGGTCAGGCCGTCCACGACGAACTCGCCGCGACCGCACCGGACGCACTGGCCGACCTCTCAACGCGGCGCGGCGCGTACTTCGGAGGCGCAGCAGGCGTCGTCGGGAACGTGTTCGAGGTCGGCGCCGGCGGGCTGGTGGGCATGCGGCTCCGGCGTGACGAGCTTGCCCGATTCGCTCCGCAGACCCGGCGTCGGCTGGCCGTACTCGCCGAGGTCATCGACCGCCACACCATCACCATCCCGGCCGCTACCGGCTGCGGCTACGTGGTCAACAACCGCCGGTGGCTGCACGGCCGGACCGCGTTCACCGGCCGACGGGTGATGCACCGCGTCCTCGTCGATCCGCATCCGGCCTGGCGAATCCCCGCCGGGTTCAGGCCTAACGCCACGGAGATCGCGTGA
- a CDS encoding radical SAM protein → MTVRPIAVDEQAASCYFRTTVDTPYRKALVQITERCNLRCAHCFVSATKHGKDMPLTEIAKKVVPRLADARVRRVTLTGGEPTVHPDFLGIVHAFRNAGIDVGICTNATQLDDTLIRQLATAGVHVNVSLDGFAAESHGRFRGDRGSFDVTVANTRKLAAAGLLQGLLCTPNSLAANDEYVRLCEFARDNGARYVLLNPLGSMGRGVTSQRRLAKTAMHMQEIFELTAPFDGPDLDVAHIRFPNTGRKPLAGCEAGTIIYVFTPGEVTVCPYLVFAARTPISRHPDTDFIVGNIFTDRDLAARLDAYRFHDRFKVGANPTCFHCDLEPACGKGCPAAVVANGKRIGDIDTEQCPVTADDQHRLLPLDVA, encoded by the coding sequence ATGACCGTCCGCCCGATCGCCGTCGACGAGCAGGCCGCGAGCTGCTACTTCCGCACCACCGTCGACACCCCCTACCGCAAGGCGCTCGTCCAGATCACCGAGCGGTGCAACCTGCGCTGCGCGCACTGCTTCGTCTCCGCGACCAAGCACGGCAAGGACATGCCACTGACCGAGATCGCGAAGAAGGTCGTCCCCCGCCTGGCCGACGCCCGCGTCCGGCGAGTGACGCTGACCGGCGGCGAGCCGACCGTCCACCCGGACTTCCTCGGCATCGTGCACGCCTTCCGCAACGCCGGCATCGACGTCGGCATCTGCACGAACGCCACCCAGCTCGACGACACGCTCATCCGGCAGCTCGCCACGGCCGGAGTCCACGTCAACGTCTCGCTCGACGGGTTCGCCGCCGAGTCCCACGGCCGCTTCCGCGGCGACCGCGGCTCCTTCGACGTCACCGTCGCCAACACCCGCAAGCTCGCGGCAGCCGGGCTGCTGCAGGGCCTGCTGTGCACCCCGAACTCCCTAGCCGCCAACGACGAATACGTCCGGCTGTGCGAGTTCGCCCGCGACAACGGCGCCCGCTACGTCCTGCTCAACCCGCTCGGCAGCATGGGCCGCGGCGTGACATCCCAACGCAGGCTGGCCAAGACGGCCATGCACATGCAGGAGATCTTCGAGCTGACCGCACCGTTCGACGGCCCGGACCTCGACGTCGCCCACATCCGCTTCCCCAACACCGGCCGCAAACCCCTCGCCGGGTGCGAAGCCGGAACGATCATCTACGTTTTCACCCCGGGCGAGGTCACCGTCTGCCCCTACCTCGTTTTCGCCGCACGCACCCCCATCTCGCGGCACCCCGACACCGACTTCATCGTCGGCAACATCTTCACCGACCGCGACCTCGCCGCCCGCCTCGACGCCTACCGCTTCCACGACCGGTTCAAGGTCGGTGCGAACCCGACCTGCTTCCATTGCGATCTCGAGCCCGCCTGCGGCAAGGGCTGCCCGGCCGCGGTCGTCGCCAACGGTAAACGCATCGGCGACATCGACACCGAGCAGTGCCCCGTCACCGCCGACGACCAGCACCGGCTCCTGCCTTTGGACGTCGCGTGA
- a CDS encoding helix-turn-helix transcriptional regulator, which translates to MENWTAQRAAALCAAMGYTLAEFAEYLGLSRSTVAKWNRKTNPRNPGREAQDLLAVALTKASPVVRAQFHRRLGEVPQTRAGSYGETAGDPRMQVVDSATQAEQLANDVAALGSDADLIDYQRAELGRLAVEYVHAPLPGVFADLRHVQNTLTQALRTPQRPSQTHDLMFLAGVTSILLAHASQNLGDHGAALKHLRAAATLATAVDSTALRAWACGSSALFHEWSRQPGVAVADALKGLQYNAGPQTRRRLLAIAARSAARARRPDVARELLARLDEPPERGFTSADSVEDFGGLLSFPMNKKVYYVGGTYALLGDHDNAERFSAQAIRSYEEGLPEERSYGDLALARLDHAHACLGQDNLVGAAASVTQILGLPSAERISQLDEAVTSLRDRARKLAGRQHRAAGELADSLTGYLVGSPRALPSGCA; encoded by the coding sequence ATGGAGAACTGGACAGCCCAGCGCGCGGCCGCATTATGCGCGGCCATGGGGTACACCCTCGCCGAGTTCGCGGAATACCTGGGGCTGTCCCGGTCTACAGTCGCCAAATGGAATCGTAAGACCAACCCGAGAAATCCGGGACGCGAGGCACAAGACTTGCTGGCGGTGGCGTTGACGAAAGCGTCGCCGGTCGTGCGAGCGCAGTTCCACCGGCGGCTGGGTGAAGTGCCGCAGACCAGGGCGGGTTCGTACGGGGAGACGGCGGGCGATCCGCGGATGCAGGTGGTCGATTCGGCTACGCAGGCCGAGCAGTTGGCCAACGATGTCGCCGCGCTGGGCTCGGATGCGGACTTGATCGACTATCAGCGTGCTGAGCTGGGTCGCCTGGCTGTCGAGTACGTTCATGCGCCGTTGCCCGGTGTATTCGCGGACTTGCGGCATGTTCAGAACACTTTGACGCAGGCGCTGCGGACGCCGCAGCGGCCCAGCCAGACACACGACTTGATGTTCCTCGCCGGGGTTACGTCGATTCTCCTTGCCCATGCGAGTCAGAACCTGGGCGACCACGGCGCTGCGCTGAAACATCTCCGAGCCGCAGCGACGTTGGCGACCGCGGTGGACAGTACCGCGCTGCGCGCATGGGCATGTGGTTCTTCAGCGCTGTTCCACGAATGGTCGCGGCAGCCGGGCGTTGCGGTGGCCGACGCTCTCAAGGGGCTGCAGTACAACGCCGGACCCCAGACGCGTCGCCGGCTGTTGGCGATCGCCGCGCGTTCTGCGGCACGCGCGCGGCGACCCGACGTGGCGCGTGAGCTGCTCGCCCGGCTCGACGAGCCCCCGGAGCGAGGATTCACCTCCGCGGACTCGGTGGAGGACTTCGGTGGGCTGCTGTCCTTCCCCATGAACAAAAAGGTCTACTACGTCGGCGGGACCTACGCACTGCTCGGTGATCACGACAACGCGGAGCGGTTCTCCGCGCAGGCGATCCGTTCCTACGAAGAGGGTCTGCCGGAGGAGCGCTCGTACGGAGACTTGGCCCTGGCGCGCCTGGACCACGCGCACGCGTGCCTTGGCCAGGACAACCTCGTGGGCGCGGCCGCGTCGGTCACGCAGATTCTCGGCCTGCCCTCGGCGGAGCGCATCAGCCAGCTCGACGAGGCGGTGACCTCGCTCCGTGATCGGGCAAGGAAGCTCGCCGGTCGGCAACACCGCGCCGCCGGCGAGCTGGCGGACAGCCTCACCGGCTATCTCGTCGGTAGCCCCCGCGCCCTACCATCGGGATGTGCCTGA
- a CDS encoding NUDIX domain-containing protein → MIIASEPALRVGARILLLNRDDEVLLIHARDPDAPAHRWWELPGGGQEPGEKLEDTARREIAEETGLVLDKIGRKLWTRESRFSYRGREHHRLDHVYLARTDDTAPRIATRYSTNERAGLIERRWWPAAVVSECRDKLLPAELPDLLLVLLDGRFPAAPLALTA, encoded by the coding sequence ATGATCATCGCCAGCGAACCGGCTCTGCGGGTCGGCGCACGCATCCTGCTGCTCAACCGCGACGACGAAGTCCTGCTCATTCACGCCCGCGACCCCGACGCCCCAGCCCATCGCTGGTGGGAGCTGCCTGGCGGCGGCCAGGAACCCGGCGAGAAGCTCGAGGACACCGCCCGCCGCGAGATCGCCGAAGAGACCGGGCTCGTCCTCGACAAGATCGGTCGCAAGCTCTGGACCCGCGAAAGCCGGTTCAGCTACCGCGGCCGCGAGCACCACCGTCTCGATCACGTCTACCTCGCCCGCACCGACGACACGGCACCGCGGATCGCCACCCGGTACTCGACCAATGAGCGGGCAGGTCTCATCGAGCGCCGTTGGTGGCCGGCCGCCGTTGTCTCGGAGTGCCGCGACAAGCTTCTGCCGGCCGAGCTGCCAGACCTCCTGCTAGTTCTGCTCGACGGCCGCTTCCCGGCGGCTCCGCTGGCCCTCACTGCCTGA
- a CDS encoding helix-turn-helix transcriptional regulator: MAGCERCGANLGRFAHDAVCPTCRAGTALSPRPARLAPAVWMWSDRTAATALASRDLATILRAYRVANGLSQEALAALLAYDKSYVAMIETRKRTPGDVAGRRHIARALGLPYHFLGVTDPDDADFATLIQFGDSVVRLAEVARQSGRVVEAVNELWPLVARLEARAAEGRLERDTLLLLASARLSLGVSLGTVLPEERLTGAAAWTGKALVLARHLDDAEFLAGTLRMHGNELRKAGRLQAAVARLESAAAVAVDDGGRGAAFALLARAAGEAGLPDRFATAIDECRTRMETASGHEILLNPFTLREIHARGLLALGRVNDALAVLDRTAGDPAAPQWRVIERVTTGEILAAGGERVGAEEALIAAIATAERRRLPHQLQRAIRAARKTGLESARASGRAALQRLHSLLAPAASRAQHASTNSP, encoded by the coding sequence ATGGCCGGCTGCGAGCGATGCGGTGCGAACCTCGGGCGCTTCGCCCACGACGCCGTGTGCCCGACCTGCCGCGCCGGCACCGCGCTGTCCCCACGCCCGGCGCGGCTGGCGCCCGCGGTCTGGATGTGGTCCGACCGCACCGCAGCTACCGCGCTCGCCTCGCGCGACCTGGCGACCATCCTGCGTGCCTACCGGGTCGCGAACGGCCTGAGCCAGGAGGCGCTGGCTGCGCTGCTCGCGTACGACAAGTCGTACGTCGCCATGATCGAGACACGCAAACGCACCCCCGGTGACGTCGCCGGGCGCCGGCACATCGCCCGCGCTCTGGGCCTGCCGTACCACTTTCTCGGTGTCACCGACCCTGACGACGCCGACTTCGCCACGCTGATCCAGTTCGGTGACAGCGTCGTCCGGCTGGCCGAGGTCGCTCGCCAGTCCGGCCGCGTCGTCGAGGCTGTCAACGAGCTGTGGCCACTCGTTGCCCGGCTTGAAGCGCGCGCCGCTGAAGGGCGTCTCGAGCGCGACACACTGCTGTTGCTCGCATCCGCACGTCTTTCGCTCGGCGTTTCCCTCGGAACCGTGCTGCCCGAAGAGCGGCTGACCGGCGCGGCCGCGTGGACCGGAAAAGCGCTCGTCCTGGCTCGCCACCTCGACGACGCGGAGTTTTTGGCCGGAACCCTGCGAATGCACGGCAACGAGCTGCGCAAAGCCGGTCGGCTGCAAGCCGCGGTGGCACGTCTGGAGAGCGCGGCAGCCGTCGCCGTCGACGACGGCGGGCGTGGAGCCGCCTTCGCGCTGCTGGCCCGCGCCGCAGGGGAGGCCGGCCTGCCCGACCGGTTCGCCACCGCGATCGACGAATGCCGCACCCGGATGGAAACCGCGTCGGGGCACGAGATACTTCTCAATCCCTTCACGCTGCGGGAAATTCACGCACGCGGGCTGCTTGCGCTCGGTCGCGTCAACGATGCGCTGGCGGTCCTCGATCGCACTGCCGGTGACCCGGCCGCGCCGCAGTGGCGCGTGATCGAACGCGTGACCACGGGCGAGATACTTGCCGCCGGTGGCGAACGCGTGGGTGCGGAGGAGGCGCTCATCGCGGCTATTGCGACCGCAGAGCGGCGTCGTCTTCCGCACCAGCTGCAACGGGCGATCCGAGCCGCCCGGAAAACCGGCTTGGAGTCGGCCCGGGCCAGCGGACGAGCTGCCTTGCAAAGGCTTCATTCCTTGCTTGCACCGGCAGCTTCGCGCGCTCAACATGCGTCGACCAACTCTCCGTAG
- a CDS encoding helix-turn-helix transcriptional regulator produces the protein MTDGPSHWPGFYVLGSALRERRTSRGVSLRQLAAKLGFSPSALSGWETGERAIEPGQLGWILGYLQVEPAERQLLTHLHRQSERTSYIESLTSGTPSLQEVYEQHALRTFQWAPHVVPDLLQTAEYAHAVLGRVAPADDVDQEILTRQVRQLDRDPRHRHTVLLGAAAVNHELVPPEVQRAQLRHITALADLGLVKAGVVRENLGPAGPTAPFVVYQTAAKTFTVVLRHEHAAVYLSDLDTVRRYRSTFATLQKRTVDYGELVDAC, from the coding sequence ATGACCGATGGACCTTCACATTGGCCCGGCTTCTACGTACTGGGCAGCGCACTTCGAGAGCGCCGCACGAGCCGCGGCGTGAGCCTCCGCCAGTTGGCCGCCAAACTGGGATTCAGTCCGTCCGCCCTCTCCGGCTGGGAAACCGGAGAGCGGGCGATCGAACCCGGGCAGCTCGGCTGGATTCTCGGCTACCTGCAGGTGGAGCCCGCCGAACGCCAGCTCTTGACGCACCTTCACCGGCAATCCGAGCGCACAAGTTACATCGAGAGCCTGACGTCCGGCACACCCAGCCTGCAGGAAGTGTACGAGCAGCACGCGCTTCGCACGTTCCAATGGGCCCCGCACGTCGTGCCGGACCTTCTGCAGACGGCCGAGTACGCCCACGCGGTCCTGGGACGCGTCGCTCCGGCGGACGACGTCGACCAGGAGATCCTGACGCGGCAGGTCCGGCAGCTCGACCGAGATCCGCGACACCGGCACACCGTCCTGCTGGGCGCGGCAGCGGTGAATCACGAACTCGTTCCGCCGGAGGTACAACGCGCCCAGCTCCGGCACATCACCGCGCTCGCCGACCTTGGCCTGGTGAAGGCAGGCGTGGTCCGGGAAAACCTGGGCCCGGCCGGACCGACCGCGCCCTTTGTCGTCTACCAGACCGCGGCCAAGACCTTCACTGTCGTCCTGCGACACGAGCACGCAGCCGTCTACCTGTCCGATTTGGACACAGTGCGGCGCTATCGTTCCACCTTCGCGACTCTACAAAAAAGGACCGTTGACTACGGAGAGTTGGTCGACGCATGTTGA
- a CDS encoding HAD family hydrolase, whose product MPVKAVVLDIGETVLDDTREWHAWADWIGVSRHTFSTVLGAVTATGRDNAETFQYFRPGFDVAAERLLREEVGHGEQIDESDLYPDARPALAELQRSGIWLGLAGNQSAKAGDQIRRLNLPVDAVATSADWEVAKPDPAFFQRVVELAGVPRSELLYVGDHRDNDVIAGHIAGLCTALIRRGPWSSTL is encoded by the coding sequence ATGCCGGTAAAGGCGGTCGTTCTCGACATCGGAGAGACCGTGCTCGACGACACGCGTGAGTGGCACGCCTGGGCCGATTGGATCGGCGTCAGCCGACACACCTTCTCGACTGTGCTCGGCGCCGTCACCGCCACGGGCCGGGACAACGCCGAAACATTCCAGTACTTCAGACCGGGCTTCGACGTCGCCGCTGAACGCCTGCTTCGTGAGGAAGTCGGCCACGGAGAGCAGATCGACGAATCCGACCTCTACCCTGACGCCCGCCCCGCGCTCGCCGAGCTTCAGAGGAGCGGAATCTGGCTCGGTCTCGCCGGCAACCAAAGCGCGAAAGCCGGTGACCAGATCCGCCGGCTAAACCTCCCTGTCGACGCCGTCGCGACGTCGGCCGACTGGGAGGTGGCGAAGCCGGATCCGGCATTCTTCCAGCGTGTCGTCGAGCTGGCCGGCGTGCCGCGGAGCGAACTGCTGTACGTCGGCGACCATCGCGACAACGACGTCATCGCCGGCCACATCGCCGGGTTGTGCACCGCGCTGATCCGCCGCGGACCCTGGTCATCGACTCTCTAG